A region of Plantactinospora sp. BC1 DNA encodes the following proteins:
- a CDS encoding beta-galactosidase — MSLPVTPKIAFGGDYNPEQWPEEVWKEDYRLFDAARIDTVTLGVFDWALTQPAPDVYDFSLLDRIVERATAEGRRICLATGTGAHPAWLARAHPEVTRTDFEGRKHRYGQRHNSCPSSPVFRRLSTELARRIARRYAGNPSVVAWHVGNEYGGACYCDLCAAGFRDWLRDRYGSLDALNTAWYTTFWSHTFTDWAEIEPPSALTEHWRGPNHTAFQGITLDYLRFMSDAMLTNFRDELAAIRESSPDVPVTTNFMGMYRPIDYHRWAPHLDFASWDNYPPDDDSPAWMALAHDLMRGLKDGQPFWLMEQTPSYTASRDVNPLKRPGVMRLWSWQAVAHGADAVLFFQMRASRGACEKYHGAVIGHAGREDTRVFQEVAGLGAELDRLGPATLGARTPARVALLFDWDSWWALEISDGPSRLLRYQQIVHAYYRALWEAGVDVDVVPVTADLTGYAVVVAPALHMLKGDLAQRLAAVAERGGSVLTTFLSGRVDEDDRAFLMDVPGPLGPLMGIRIDEWDARPPEVVNPVRLHGAGPDDELEVEARLLFELVIPQGAEVVGSYLADFYAGTPAVTRNSYGAGHGWYVAAGLDQPGVHWVVRRVLERHDLVGPYADLPELESTVRVAPDGTRLRFLLNHGAEPVETTAHAAGTDLLGGGRVAAGQPIRLDPKGVLVLREDPPETDR, encoded by the coding sequence GTGAGCCTGCCGGTCACCCCCAAGATTGCATTCGGTGGGGACTACAACCCCGAGCAGTGGCCGGAGGAGGTCTGGAAGGAGGACTACCGGCTCTTCGACGCCGCCCGGATCGACACCGTCACCCTCGGCGTCTTCGACTGGGCGCTGACCCAGCCGGCGCCGGACGTCTACGACTTCAGCCTGCTGGACCGGATCGTCGAGCGGGCCACCGCCGAGGGCCGGCGGATCTGCCTGGCCACCGGCACCGGCGCGCACCCGGCCTGGCTGGCCCGGGCCCATCCGGAGGTGACCCGGACGGACTTCGAGGGGCGCAAGCACCGGTACGGGCAGCGGCACAACTCCTGCCCCAGCTCCCCCGTCTTCCGTCGACTCTCCACCGAACTGGCCCGGCGGATCGCCCGGCGGTACGCCGGCAACCCGTCCGTGGTCGCCTGGCACGTCGGCAACGAGTACGGCGGCGCCTGCTACTGCGACCTCTGCGCGGCCGGCTTCCGGGACTGGCTGCGCGACCGGTACGGCAGCCTCGACGCGCTCAACACCGCCTGGTACACCACGTTCTGGTCGCACACCTTCACCGACTGGGCCGAGATCGAGCCGCCGTCGGCACTGACCGAGCACTGGCGCGGGCCGAACCACACCGCCTTCCAGGGCATCACCCTCGACTACCTGCGCTTCATGTCGGACGCGATGCTGACCAACTTCCGGGACGAGTTGGCGGCGATCCGGGAGTCGAGCCCGGACGTGCCGGTCACCACGAACTTCATGGGGATGTACCGGCCGATCGACTACCACCGCTGGGCGCCGCACCTCGACTTCGCCTCCTGGGACAACTACCCGCCCGACGACGACTCGCCGGCCTGGATGGCGCTGGCCCACGACCTGATGCGCGGGCTCAAGGACGGTCAGCCGTTCTGGTTGATGGAGCAGACTCCGAGCTACACCGCGTCCCGGGACGTCAACCCGCTCAAGCGGCCCGGGGTGATGCGGCTGTGGAGCTGGCAGGCGGTGGCGCACGGCGCGGACGCGGTGCTCTTCTTCCAGATGCGCGCCTCCCGGGGTGCCTGCGAGAAATACCACGGCGCGGTCATCGGGCACGCCGGACGAGAGGACACCCGGGTCTTCCAGGAGGTGGCCGGCCTCGGCGCCGAGCTGGACCGGCTCGGCCCGGCGACGCTGGGCGCCCGGACCCCGGCCCGGGTCGCCCTGCTCTTCGACTGGGACAGCTGGTGGGCGCTGGAGATCTCCGACGGCCCGTCCCGGCTGCTGCGCTACCAGCAGATCGTGCACGCGTACTATCGGGCGCTCTGGGAGGCCGGCGTCGACGTCGACGTCGTGCCGGTGACCGCGGACCTGACCGGCTATGCGGTGGTGGTCGCGCCGGCGCTGCACATGCTCAAGGGCGACCTGGCGCAGCGGCTGGCGGCGGTGGCCGAACGCGGCGGTTCGGTGCTGACCACCTTCCTCTCCGGCCGGGTCGACGAGGACGACCGGGCGTTCCTGATGGACGTGCCCGGTCCGCTCGGGCCGCTGATGGGCATCCGCATCGACGAGTGGGACGCCCGCCCGCCCGAGGTGGTCAATCCGGTACGGCTGCACGGCGCCGGCCCGGACGACGAGCTGGAGGTCGAGGCGCGGCTCCTCTTCGAGCTGGTGATCCCGCAGGGTGCGGAGGTGGTCGGCAGCTACCTGGCGGACTTCTACGCCGGTACTCCGGCGGTCACCCGGAACAGCTACGGTGCCGGCCACGGCTGGTACGTCGCCGCCGGCCTCGACCAGCCCGGTGTGCACTGGGTGGTCCGTCGGGTGCTGGAGCGGCACGATCTCGTCGGCCCGTACGCGGACCTGCCGGAACTGGAGTCGACGGTGCGGGTCGCCCCGGACGGGACGCGGCTGCGGTTCCTGCTCAACCACGGCGCGGAGCCGGTCGAGACGACGGCGCACGCCGCCGGTACGGATCTGCTCGGCGGGGGCCGGGTGGCGGCGGGCCAGCCGATCCGGCTGGACCCGAAGGGGGTACTGGTGCTGCGCGAGGACCCCCCGGAGACGGACCGATGA
- a CDS encoding alpha-glucuronidase: protein MSTGQPTATHPAWLPAEAFRAIGSRRTLVSGAGALVDTVRDEVAGACARFGGTVTHLPAEQRQRTGEHDGPYDLVFALGTAGPLPAGAAALAAEIGPGSEPDGLGPEGFAVARRDGVSVVLADEPAGLLHGLFHVVRLGAAAFGADIAVRRHRPAMRLRLVSHWDNVDVHPVMGQVERGYAGGSIFWRDGAPRRDPDRVRDYARLLAACGMNALTVNNVNVHGTATRLLTDRLDDVAAIADLVRPYGIRVHLSVNFAAPFVLGELPSADPLDDDVRAWWCKAAAQVYERIPDFGGFMVKADSEGQPGPARYGRSHADGANMLADALAPFGGTVHWRAFVYNHRQDWRDRSTDRARAAYDHFTPLDGRFRENVVLQVKHGPMDFQVREPVSPVLAAMPNTRLAVEFQATQEYTGQQRHVCYLGPCWSEVLRFAPWGPGGPTVASVVAGSAGDGAGEGGASAGGGLVVVSNVGDDRYWTGHPFAQANLYVAGRLAWAPDLDPLAVLDEWIELTFTPSATGDPELLRGTLHALLDDSWRTYERYTAPLGVGFMVAPGDHYGPDVDGYEYSRWGTYHFADRYGVGVDRTRATGTGFTGQYPQPWADRYEFLETCPDELLLFFHHVPYQHVLHSGSTVIQHVYDTRFAGVEQVVEMVRRWQRIGTAGLVDPALHARVTERLAEQLRSAEEWRDKVNTYFLRKSGVPDAHGRRIY from the coding sequence ATGAGCACCGGTCAGCCCACGGCCACCCATCCGGCCTGGTTGCCGGCGGAGGCGTTCCGGGCGATCGGATCGCGGCGGACGCTGGTCTCTGGCGCCGGCGCGCTCGTGGACACGGTGCGCGACGAGGTGGCCGGGGCCTGCGCCCGCTTCGGCGGCACGGTCACCCACCTGCCGGCCGAGCAGAGGCAGCGCACCGGCGAGCACGACGGGCCGTACGACCTGGTGTTCGCGCTCGGCACGGCCGGGCCGCTGCCGGCCGGCGCGGCGGCGCTCGCCGCCGAGATCGGCCCCGGATCGGAGCCGGACGGGCTCGGACCGGAGGGTTTCGCGGTGGCCCGCCGGGACGGCGTCTCGGTGGTGCTCGCCGACGAGCCGGCCGGGCTGCTCCACGGCCTGTTCCACGTGGTCCGGCTCGGTGCGGCGGCGTTCGGCGCCGACATCGCGGTCCGGCGGCACCGGCCGGCGATGCGGCTGCGCCTGGTCAGCCACTGGGACAACGTCGACGTGCATCCGGTGATGGGGCAGGTCGAGCGCGGCTACGCGGGCGGGTCGATCTTCTGGCGCGACGGTGCGCCGCGCCGGGACCCGGATCGGGTACGCGACTACGCGCGGCTGCTCGCCGCCTGCGGCATGAACGCGCTGACGGTCAACAACGTCAACGTGCACGGTACGGCGACCCGGCTGCTGACCGACCGGCTCGACGACGTCGCCGCGATCGCCGACCTGGTCCGCCCGTACGGGATCCGGGTGCATCTGTCGGTCAACTTCGCCGCGCCGTTCGTCCTCGGCGAGCTGCCCTCGGCCGACCCGCTCGACGACGACGTGCGGGCCTGGTGGTGCAAGGCCGCCGCGCAGGTCTACGAGCGGATTCCCGACTTCGGCGGCTTCATGGTGAAGGCGGACTCCGAGGGGCAGCCGGGCCCGGCCAGGTACGGGCGCAGTCACGCGGACGGCGCGAACATGCTCGCCGACGCGCTGGCGCCGTTCGGCGGGACCGTGCACTGGCGTGCCTTCGTCTACAACCACCGGCAGGACTGGCGGGACCGGTCGACCGACCGGGCCCGGGCGGCGTACGACCACTTCACGCCCCTGGACGGCCGGTTCCGGGAGAACGTGGTCCTCCAGGTGAAGCACGGTCCGATGGACTTCCAGGTGCGCGAGCCCGTCTCCCCGGTACTGGCGGCGATGCCGAACACCCGGCTCGCGGTGGAGTTCCAGGCGACCCAGGAGTACACCGGGCAGCAGCGGCACGTCTGCTATCTCGGCCCCTGCTGGAGCGAGGTGCTGCGGTTCGCGCCCTGGGGTCCGGGCGGGCCGACGGTCGCCTCGGTGGTCGCCGGCTCGGCGGGTGACGGTGCCGGTGAGGGCGGGGCGTCGGCGGGTGGCGGCCTGGTGGTCGTCTCCAACGTGGGCGACGACCGGTACTGGACCGGCCACCCGTTCGCCCAGGCCAACCTCTACGTCGCCGGCCGGCTCGCCTGGGCCCCCGACCTCGACCCGCTGGCCGTACTCGACGAGTGGATCGAGCTGACCTTCACACCGTCGGCGACCGGCGATCCCGAGCTGCTGCGCGGGACGCTGCACGCGCTGCTGGACGACTCGTGGCGCACCTACGAGCGGTACACGGCACCGCTCGGGGTGGGCTTCATGGTCGCGCCGGGCGACCACTACGGCCCCGACGTGGACGGTTACGAGTACTCGCGCTGGGGCACCTACCACTTCGCCGACCGGTACGGCGTCGGGGTGGACCGCACCCGGGCCACCGGGACCGGCTTCACCGGCCAGTACCCGCAGCCCTGGGCGGACCGGTACGAGTTCCTGGAGACCTGCCCGGACGAGTTGCTGCTCTTCTTCCACCACGTGCCCTACCAGCATGTGCTGCACTCCGGGTCGACGGTGATCCAGCACGTCTACGACACCCGGTTCGCCGGGGTCGAGCAGGTGGTGGAGATGGTGCGCCGGTGGCAGCGGATCGGCACGGCGGGGCTGGTGGACCCGGCGTTGCACGCCCGGGTGACGGAACGGCTCGCCGAGCAGCTGCGCTCGGCCGAGGAGTGGCGCGACAAGGTCAACACCTACTTCCTCCGCAAGTCGGGGGTACCGGACGCGCACGGCCGACGGATCTACTGA
- a CDS encoding TetR/AcrR family transcriptional regulator C-terminal domain-containing protein translates to MASQAERVEPRIPLSRERVLRAAVSIADSGGIESLTMRRLAEHLGAEAMSLYYHVTNKEDVLDGVVDVIATEINEVVDRIDVPAGGAGWKKAVRQRILAAREVLLRHWWAPGVFETRTTTSMAVLHYYDALLGLLREGGFSYDLAHHAMHALGSRALGFSQELFDPNGGGDGDPAAGLAELAEQLPHLVGMLSEIAHDDPDSTLGWCDDQAEFEFGLDLILDGLDRLRERA, encoded by the coding sequence GTGGCCAGCCAAGCCGAGCGCGTCGAGCCCCGGATCCCGTTGAGTCGCGAGCGGGTGCTGCGGGCCGCGGTCAGCATCGCCGACTCGGGCGGCATCGAGTCGCTGACGATGCGTCGCCTCGCGGAGCATCTCGGGGCCGAGGCGATGTCGCTCTACTACCACGTGACCAACAAGGAAGACGTGCTCGACGGCGTCGTGGACGTGATCGCGACGGAGATCAACGAGGTCGTCGACCGGATCGACGTACCGGCCGGGGGCGCGGGCTGGAAGAAGGCGGTACGCCAGCGCATCCTCGCCGCCCGCGAGGTCCTGCTCCGGCACTGGTGGGCGCCCGGGGTCTTCGAGACGCGTACCACCACCAGCATGGCGGTGCTGCACTACTACGACGCCCTGCTCGGTCTGCTGCGCGAGGGCGGCTTCTCCTACGATCTGGCGCACCACGCGATGCACGCGCTGGGCAGCCGGGCGTTGGGGTTCAGCCAGGAACTCTTCGACCCGAACGGCGGCGGCGACGGTGACCCGGCGGCCGGGCTGGCCGAGCTGGCCGAGCAGCTTCCGCACCTGGTCGGGATGCTCTCCGAGATCGCGCACGACGATCCCGACTCGACGCTGGGCTGGTGCGACGACCAGGCCGAGTTCGAGTTCGGACTCGACCTGATCCTGGACGGCCTGGACCGGCTCCGCGAGCGCGCCTGA